One stretch of Bacteroidota bacterium DNA includes these proteins:
- a CDS encoding chalcone isomerase family protein, whose amino-acid sequence MKKLLIFSISILFISFSSLAQEIGGIIMPETIKAGDSNLDLNGAGIRTKYFLKLYVGGLYLTDRDADVSKIINGNEPMAIRLHIVSSMITSEKMENSTREGFDKSLGGNIDPLKGEIEMFIAVFKEEIKIDDTYNMVYIPDVGVEIYKNDKLSSTIKGLEFKKALFGIWLGKEPAQESLKEKMLGR is encoded by the coding sequence ATGAAGAAGTTACTAATATTTTCTATTTCGATTTTATTTATTTCGTTTAGTTCGTTAGCGCAGGAAATAGGTGGAATTATTATGCCCGAAACTATAAAAGCCGGAGATAGTAATTTAGATCTGAATGGTGCCGGAATCAGAACAAAGTATTTTTTGAAATTATATGTAGGAGGATTGTATCTGACGGATAGAGATGCGGACGTTTCCAAGATTATTAATGGAAATGAGCCTATGGCTATTCGTTTGCATATTGTATCCTCAATGATTACAAGTGAAAAGATGGAAAATTCAACCCGCGAAGGTTTTGATAAATCACTTGGAGGTAATATAGATCCTTTAAAAGGTGAAATTGAAATGTTTATCGCTGTATTTAAGGAGGAAATAAAAATTGATGATACCTATAATATGGTATACATTCCGGATGTTGGAGTAGAAATATATAAAAATGATAAACTCAGCTCAACAATAAAAGGTTTAGAGTTTAAAAAAGCTTTGTTTGGTATATGGTTGGGTAAAGAACCTGCACAGGAAAGCTTAAAAGAAAAAATGCTGGGGAGATAA
- a CDS encoding DEAD/DEAH box helicase, with amino-acid sequence MQEKSHSTDNILKRLNISSLNEMQKQVVEAFYSDKDLVVLSPTGSGKTLAFLLPIVQSLNSDNDEIQTLILAPSRELALQIESVFRSMGTGFKANCFYGGHSFQVEKNSLKHPPAVLIGTPGRIADHIDRSTFSTQNINTIVLDEFDKALEFGFHDDMKFIIRELENLDQRILTSATKTDEVPAFTGITDPVELNFLPTGKQVKGLSVKKVISEEKDKLPTLFDLVCDLGDESTLVFCNHREAVERTNNYLSKKGITSTFFHGGMEQQDRERTLIKFRNGSSKILVTSDLASRGLDIPEIKHIIHYHLPSKEDAFTHRNGRTARMNEEGAAYVILSREENQPDYIPISIDTYYISKNIELPKAPEWETIFIGKGKKDKVNKIDIVGFLSKKGELEKGDIGLIEVKDFFSYAAIKRSKINSVLNKISGLKIKNKKAKIEVAM; translated from the coding sequence ATGCAAGAAAAATCACATTCAACAGATAACATTCTAAAAAGGCTTAATATTTCTTCTTTAAACGAAATGCAAAAACAGGTAGTTGAAGCATTTTATTCTGATAAAGATTTAGTTGTACTGTCACCAACCGGGTCAGGAAAAACTCTGGCTTTTTTATTGCCAATTGTACAGTCGCTTAATAGTGATAATGATGAGATCCAAACACTAATTCTGGCTCCTTCAAGAGAATTAGCTCTGCAAATAGAGTCGGTTTTTAGAAGCATGGGAACCGGCTTCAAAGCAAACTGTTTTTATGGAGGGCATTCGTTTCAGGTTGAAAAAAACAGCTTAAAACACCCACCGGCAGTACTAATTGGAACTCCGGGTAGAATTGCGGATCATATAGACAGATCTACATTTTCAACTCAAAATATCAACACGATTGTTCTCGATGAGTTTGATAAGGCCCTTGAATTTGGTTTTCACGACGATATGAAGTTCATTATTCGCGAGCTGGAAAATTTAGATCAAAGAATACTAACTTCGGCAACTAAAACCGATGAAGTTCCTGCTTTTACAGGTATAACGGATCCTGTTGAATTAAATTTCCTGCCAACAGGCAAACAGGTTAAAGGACTATCAGTCAAAAAAGTAATTTCTGAGGAGAAAGATAAATTACCTACGCTTTTCGATTTAGTCTGTGACTTAGGTGATGAATCCACACTTGTATTTTGTAATCACCGTGAAGCCGTAGAGCGCACAAATAACTACCTGAGTAAAAAGGGAATAACATCTACATTTTTTCACGGAGGAATGGAACAACAGGACCGCGAAAGAACTTTGATAAAATTCAGAAATGGAAGTTCAAAAATCCTGGTAACATCCGATTTGGCTTCCAGAGGATTGGATATACCGGAAATTAAACATATTATACACTATCATCTGCCTTCGAAAGAGGATGCTTTTACTCACCGTAATGGTAGAACAGCAAGAATGAATGAAGAAGGTGCTGCATATGTGATTTTATCCAGAGAAGAAAATCAACCGGACTACATTCCAATATCGATTGACACATATTATATTTCAAAAAATATAGAGCTTCCCAAAGCACCTGAATGGGAAACAATATTTATTGGAAAAGGGAAAAAAGACAAGGTTAATAAAATTGATATTGTTGGTTTCTTATCCAAAAAAGGCGAACTCGAAAAAGGCGATATAGGACTTATTGAAGTAAAAGACTTCTTTTCGTATGCAGCGATTAAAAGAAGTAAAATAAACTCTGTGTTGAATAAAATATCAGGATTGAAAATCAAGAATAAGAAAGCTAAAATTGAAGTAGCGATGTAG